A window of Stenotrophomonas indicatrix genomic DNA:
ATGCGCCCGATCACATGGTCGAGATCGTCCATGCGGCTCTTCAGGTAGGCATCGTCCATGCCGTCGAAGACTTTGGCCAGGCGGTCGCGCTGCAGGCGCAGTGCGTAGCCGGCACTGTAGGGGCCGCTGCGGATCAGTTCGTCCAGGCCGAACAGCAGTTCGGGATCGTCCAGCAGCAGTGCATGCAGGTCGAGGAACTCGCCCACTTCCTGGTTCAGCGCGCCATGCAGGCGCTGGCGCAGCTCGTGCATCTCCGTGCGCGCCGCGTCCACGGCGCGATGCAGGCGTGCCAGCTCGGATTCAACCTGGGAGGGGGCGACGCGCTGTTCGGCCACTTCCAGTGCATGCGGCAGGCGCACGCGGGCGCGGCCCATTGCCGTGCCGCGGGCGGCGCCGTGGCCGGCCAGCAGCTGTACCGGCCGTTGGCCGGTAGGGGTTTGGCCGGCGCGCGCGCGCGGCACGCTCAGTTGTCCTCGTCGAAGCGACGCTCGAACAGGTCGACCACCGCATCCATCGCGGCGACTTCGTCTTCGCCGTTGATGCGGATGGTGACCGGCGTGCCTTGCCCGGCCGCCAGCAGCATCACGCCCATGATGCTCTTGGCGTTGATCTCACGGCCCTTGGCGGCCATGGTCACGTTGCAGCGGAACGGCGCCAGGGTCTGCACCAGCTTGGCGGTGGCCCGGGCATGCAGGCCCAGGCGGTTGCTCACAGTGAGTTCTCGTTCAAGCATCGTCGACTATCGCTCCATTACGGGTGCCCGCCGCCGCAGTGGCGGGCAGTTGATCCAGTCCCTGTTCCGGATAATTCATCACCCGCAGCAACATCGGCAGACTCAGCGCCGACACCCGGCGAACCGGGGTCCCCAACCGGGCCAGCTGCCCGGCAAGGTTGGCAGGACTGGCGCCGTACAGGTCGGTCAGGATCAGCACGCCATCGCCCCCATCGACCCGCCGCAGAGCGGCCGAGGCGAGCGGGAGCAGAGCATCCAGGTCTGCGTCGAACGGTACTTCGAAAGCTTCGGTCTTCAGCGGCAACTGCCGCAGAAGCCGGGTCGCCACGTCGAGCAGGGCGATCCCGACCCCAGGATGTGTTACGAGGAGAATGCCACAGGTCATTACTGCACGTTAACAGGTCAAGGTGAATTGGCGATAGCAGCAGGAGAGGGGCACTGTGTCCCGTATTCAGCGTTGTTCGGGTCAGGGCCCTTTTTCATTGAAAAAGGGATCCGACTCCATCCGTTTTTTCGATGCCTGACAGAGATTCATCCACGCATGGCGTGGATCTACCGTGTCGACCAAGGTCGACACCTACCCACAGTGCAACTCCGACCCGCCGCGATCTGTCAGAGGCGGGGCGGTGTGGGGGTGCAGGACCGTTGGCGCCATGGATGGCGCCATCGAGCCCCCAAGGATGGGTTTACGGCGTGTCCTGCGCGCCCACACCGCCTCGCCATCCAAGGGAATCCGATGTTGCTGTTGCTTCGGCTGTTGCTGTTGACGTTGCCGTGGTTTCTGCGGGTGCCGGGCGCAGCCCGGCCGACCCCCTCAATCCTGTTCGCGGTGGTACGTCGCCACGTCTTCCCAGCCCATCTCACGCGCATGGCGGGCCAGGCGTTCGGCCAGGAACACCGAGCGGTGCTTGCCGCCGGTGCAACCGAAGGCCACCGTCACATAGCTGCGGGTGCCATCGCCCAGCTTGGGCAGCCAGGTATCCAGGAAATCCATCAGCTGCGCCAGGTAGCGCTGCACATCCGGCTGCGCCTCCAGGTAGTCGCGCACGCCGGGTTCGCGGCCGCTCAACGCACGCAGTTCCGGATCCCAATGCGGGTTGGGCAGCACGCGCGCGTCGAACACGAAGTCGGCCTCGGCCGGCACGCCACGCTTGTAGGCGAACGATTCAAACAGCAGCGACAGGCGGCTGGCATGGCCCATCGCAAATTCAGTGATGATCCGGCGCCGCAGCTGGTGCACGTTCAACGCACTGGTATCGATCACCGCATCGGCTTCGCGGCGCAGCGGCGCGATCAGCTCGCGCTCACGGGCAATCGCTTCGGGCAGCGACAGGCCCAGCTGGCTCAGCGGGTGCCGGCGGCGGGTGTCGGCGTAGCGCTTGAGCACCGTTTCATCGCTGGCCTCGAAAAACAGCACCTTGGCGTCGACGCCGGCATCGGTGGCCAGCTGCCGCCAGCTGGACAACTGGGTCAGGTCGCTCTGCCCACGCACGTCGATGCCCACCGCCAACCGGCGCGATGCCGCGCCGTCATGGTGACTCAGCACATTGCGCACGAAATCCGGCAGCAGCTGGATCGGCAGGTTGTCCGAACAGTAGTAGTCCTGGTCCTCGAAGGTCTTCAGGGCGACGGATTTACCCGAGCCGGACAGGCCACTGACGATGATCAGGGTCGGGGCGGTGGGAATGACGGTGCTCATGGACGGGCTCTTCGAAGGACAGGGGGGGTCAGGGCGTTCGCCGTTCCAGCAGGTTGCTGTGGCGGGCGATGAACATCGCCGCCGGGTCGATACCCTTGGTACGCAGAATGTGCAGGCGGGTGGCCGCCTCGGTCAGGACGGCCAGGTTGCGGCCGGGCATCACCGGCAGGGTGATCAGCGGCACGTCCAGGTCCAGCACGTGGCGTGTGCCCGAGTCGCCGGTCAGGCGCTCGTAACCATGGGGGGTGGGCTCGGTCATCGGCTTGGTCAGGTGGACGATCAGCCGAAGGTACTTGTTCTTCTTTACAGCGGTGTCGCCAAACATCTCGCGC
This region includes:
- a CDS encoding HPr family phosphocarrier protein, producing MLERELTVSNRLGLHARATAKLVQTLAPFRCNVTMAAKGREINAKSIMGVMLLAAGQGTPVTIRINGEDEVAAMDAVVDLFERRFDEDN
- a CDS encoding PTS sugar transporter subunit IIA translates to MTCGILLVTHPGVGIALLDVATRLLRQLPLKTEAFEVPFDADLDALLPLASAALRRVDGGDGVLILTDLYGASPANLAGQLARLGTPVRRVSALSLPMLLRVMNYPEQGLDQLPATAAAGTRNGAIVDDA
- the rapZ gene encoding RNase adapter RapZ, which encodes MSTVIPTAPTLIIVSGLSGSGKSVALKTFEDQDYYCSDNLPIQLLPDFVRNVLSHHDGAASRRLAVGIDVRGQSDLTQLSSWRQLATDAGVDAKVLFFEASDETVLKRYADTRRRHPLSQLGLSLPEAIARERELIAPLRREADAVIDTSALNVHQLRRRIITEFAMGHASRLSLLFESFAYKRGVPAEADFVFDARVLPNPHWDPELRALSGREPGVRDYLEAQPDVQRYLAQLMDFLDTWLPKLGDGTRSYVTVAFGCTGGKHRSVFLAERLARHAREMGWEDVATYHREQD